From the Maioricimonas rarisocia genome, one window contains:
- a CDS encoding ATP-binding protein, protein MSYRTVKRLLGETSLERKCRFLFGGGLMLLITGSFYFYAQLNLKVIRRQHRQRAELLISQNLQNLHWELSWQDPETIPIIRELNKALKPRQLREYNWKFISADPQETDPSKRHSNLTEADALNRLLSDDEYVVHEDRESGNYEYFGPVVATESCLKCHNSSDRGIEPVPVATRGGTEIFGTAKITFPLSETQRDIAQNNAILIAMAIVTAFLAMVAAYAIVRYVIVKPVLHLKDVSDAIAHGDLDQRADIRTGDEFEELSHAYNRMLRHLVNIQEELRQVNASLDAKVDELAQANLSLHEMNKLKNEFLATMSHELRTPLNSILGFSDVLADSENLNDRQKRYVSNIRSSGQNLLALINDILDLAKIEAGKMDLHLTEFSIHDLVERLVGSMLPLAEKKNIDMQWSVAPDVPTSRQDAGKMQQTLYNLLSNAVKFTPEGGRIRVQGLMADENTVELVVADTGIGIPLEDQGKIFEKFRQGRNLPGQQDTLTREYEGTGLGLSIVKELTRLLGGEILLESEFGKGSTFIVRLPVTLQAPLTEDQEPLRQQTIELRRQLKPVLDAMKEADPPARETG, encoded by the coding sequence ATGTCTTATCGAACCGTCAAGCGCCTGCTGGGTGAAACCAGCCTGGAGCGCAAGTGCCGCTTCCTCTTCGGAGGCGGTCTGATGCTGCTGATCACCGGCAGCTTCTACTTCTATGCGCAGCTCAATCTGAAGGTCATCCGCCGGCAGCATCGCCAGCGGGCCGAACTCCTCATCTCGCAGAACCTGCAGAATCTCCACTGGGAGCTTTCGTGGCAGGATCCCGAGACGATTCCGATCATTCGGGAGCTCAACAAGGCCCTCAAGCCGCGGCAGCTGCGCGAGTACAACTGGAAGTTCATCTCTGCCGACCCGCAAGAGACCGATCCCAGCAAGCGGCACAGTAATCTCACCGAAGCCGACGCTCTCAACCGACTGCTCAGCGATGACGAATACGTTGTTCATGAGGATCGGGAGAGTGGCAACTACGAATACTTCGGGCCGGTCGTGGCCACCGAATCCTGTCTGAAGTGTCACAACTCGAGTGACCGCGGCATTGAACCGGTTCCCGTCGCCACGCGTGGCGGGACAGAGATCTTCGGCACGGCCAAGATCACGTTTCCTCTCTCTGAGACGCAGCGGGATATTGCCCAGAACAACGCCATCCTGATCGCAATGGCCATCGTGACCGCCTTCCTCGCGATGGTCGCGGCGTATGCCATCGTGCGGTACGTGATCGTCAAGCCGGTGCTGCACCTCAAGGACGTCAGCGATGCGATTGCGCATGGCGACCTCGACCAGCGGGCCGATATCCGGACCGGCGACGAGTTCGAGGAGCTCAGCCACGCCTACAACCGCATGCTGCGTCACCTGGTGAATATTCAGGAAGAACTGCGGCAGGTCAACGCGAGCCTCGACGCGAAAGTGGATGAACTCGCCCAAGCGAACCTGAGCCTGCACGAGATGAACAAGCTCAAGAACGAGTTCCTCGCCACGATGAGCCACGAACTCCGCACGCCCCTCAACAGCATCCTCGGCTTCAGCGACGTGCTGGCCGATTCGGAGAACCTCAACGACCGGCAGAAGCGTTACGTCAGCAACATCCGCAGCTCGGGCCAGAACCTGCTCGCCCTGATCAACGACATCCTCGACCTCGCGAAGATCGAGGCGGGGAAGATGGACCTGCACCTCACCGAGTTCTCCATCCACGACCTCGTCGAGCGGCTCGTCGGATCGATGCTGCCGCTTGCCGAAAAGAAGAACATCGATATGCAGTGGAGCGTCGCTCCCGACGTCCCCACTTCGCGGCAGGATGCCGGCAAGATGCAGCAGACCCTTTACAACCTGTTGTCCAACGCCGTGAAGTTTACGCCGGAGGGGGGCCGCATTCGGGTTCAGGGACTGATGGCGGACGAGAACACGGTGGAACTGGTCGTTGCCGACACCGGCATCGGTATCCCGCTCGAAGACCAGGGCAAGATTTTCGAGAAGTTCCGCCAGGGCCGGAATCTGCCGGGACAGCAGGACACGCTCACCCGCGAATACGAAGGAACCGGTCTGGGTCTGTCGATCGTCAAGGAACTGACGCGACTGCTCGGCGGGGAGATCCTTCTCGAGAGTGAGTTCGGCAAAGGGAGCACGTTTATCGTCCGTTTGCCGGTGACCCTGCAGGCCCCGTTGACCGAGGATCAGGAGCCGCTGCGGCAGCAGACGATCGAACTCCGCCGTCAGCTCAAGCCGGTTCTCGACGCCATGAAGGAGGCCGATCCCCCGGCTCGTGAGACCGGTTAG
- a CDS encoding cation diffusion facilitator family transporter, with protein sequence MHAHSHQHHGHHHHGPADYGKAFAVGVVLNVIYIIVEAVFGWMVGSLALLADAGHNLSDVFGLLLAWGGAWLASLKPTRRFTYGWRSSSIFSALINGMILMIAVGGIVWEAIRRFGEPQSVSGSTVMWVAGVGVVINTATALLFVRGRKGDVNVRGAFLHMAADAAVSLGVVLGGLGILLSGWTWIDPVISLIVAVVILWSTWGLLRESVELALHAVPAGIDPEEVEEYLGSLPGVAEVHDLHIWAMSTTETALTAHLVKPQIDNEDQLLHSAAQGLRERFRIHHVTIQVERSNDGEPCHQSLPGTV encoded by the coding sequence GTGCACGCTCATTCGCATCAGCACCACGGGCATCACCATCATGGACCGGCCGACTACGGGAAAGCGTTCGCCGTTGGCGTCGTCCTGAACGTCATCTACATCATCGTCGAAGCGGTGTTCGGCTGGATGGTCGGTTCACTCGCACTGCTGGCGGATGCCGGTCACAACCTGAGCGACGTCTTCGGCCTGCTCCTCGCCTGGGGAGGCGCGTGGCTGGCGTCCCTGAAGCCGACGCGGCGGTTCACCTACGGCTGGCGGAGCTCCTCGATCTTCTCGGCGCTGATCAACGGCATGATTCTGATGATCGCGGTCGGCGGAATCGTCTGGGAGGCGATCCGCCGGTTCGGAGAGCCTCAGTCAGTCTCCGGGAGTACCGTGATGTGGGTGGCCGGCGTCGGAGTGGTGATCAACACCGCAACGGCGCTGCTGTTCGTGCGCGGCCGCAAGGGGGACGTGAACGTGCGCGGCGCGTTTCTGCACATGGCCGCCGACGCGGCAGTTTCGCTGGGTGTCGTCCTTGGAGGGCTGGGAATCCTGCTGAGCGGCTGGACGTGGATCGACCCGGTCATCAGCCTCATCGTGGCGGTCGTCATCCTGTGGAGCACCTGGGGGCTGCTGCGGGAATCGGTCGAGCTCGCTCTGCATGCCGTTCCAGCCGGGATCGATCCTGAGGAAGTCGAAGAGTACCTCGGCAGCCTGCCGGGTGTGGCGGAGGTTCATGACCTGCACATCTGGGCGATGAGCACGACCGAGACGGCTCTGACGGCTCATCTCGTGAAGCCTCAGATCGACAATGAGGATCAGCTTCTGCATTCCGCGGCACAGGGACTGCGAGAACGGTTCCGCATCCACCATGTCACGATTCAGGTGGAACGCAGCAACGACGGAGAGCCGTGCCACCAGTCGTTGCCGGGGACTGTGTGA